In a single window of the Marinobacter sp. SS13-12 genome:
- the rpsT gene encoding 30S ribosomal protein S20, with protein MANSPQAKKRARQNEKNRKHNASLRSMARTYIKKVQANIEANKPEEAQAAFQQAQPIMDSMVNKGVFAKNKIARQKSRLSARIKALKSA; from the coding sequence GTGGCAAATTCCCCGCAAGCCAAGAAGCGCGCACGTCAGAACGAGAAGAACCGCAAGCACAATGCCAGCCTGCGTTCCATGGCGCGTACTTATATCAAGAAAGTCCAGGCCAACATTGAAGCTAACAAGCCTGAGGAAGCGCAAGCAGCTTTCCAGCAGGCTCAGCCGATTATGGACAGCATGGTTAACAAGGGCGTGTTCGCCAAGAACAAGATTGCTCGCCAGAAGAGCCGTCTGAGCGCCCGCATCAAGGCTCTGAAGAGCGCGTAA